A window of Ignisphaera sp. contains these coding sequences:
- a CDS encoding radical SAM protein, with the protein MEKVLVIDANARCSGKRFATLDVIGVGPRLVTALLESYGFEAVLHPYENIMSNPKLVRNYDVVAISFMVSDATAVQKLLKLLKRFRKNRGLVVLGGPGTLDEAVLKALDFDVAFIGEAEYTLHYLFRRCGYCSFYEIVHEIGSSKEVPKGLAIKRGNRIVSGGLGYWVPKDLLFKVIPEVNDLENYPYYWACRIYVEVVRGCSNFCRPSVASSCSECRVCSSEDLSKRVICPAGIPPGCGYCNVPLIHGYARSRDTYSIVEEVRRLLDLGATRIVLSAPDFLDFGRDAKVRDILTDPCNPSPNIDMIEKLLEELANIEQVSEGKASISIENIKACLMNREVAEVLGRYLKNTAVYIGLESCSNKLLNIVGRPSKCEDVLNAIKLLADKGLRPYVYLIHGLPHEDVEDIKKTIEVIPLLKDLGVERIVLYKFRPLPKTAFEKIDKVVGAFDPEIPKYQEVLKEEIRNFNTYRKMEFIGRHIDVVIASKHHRYPHYLVGYPLTHGPVTLVKISKRYIGYLARVKIVKALSDRIVLGELVHIKQKIVRNP; encoded by the coding sequence TTGGAGAAAGTACTTGTTATTGATGCAAATGCGCGTTGTAGTGGAAAGAGGTTTGCTACACTTGATGTTATAGGTGTGGGTCCAAGACTTGTTACCGCTCTACTCGAGAGTTATGGGTTTGAAGCTGTTCTTCACCCCTACGAAAACATTATGAGCAATCCGAAACTTGTTAGAAACTATGATGTTGTTGCCATATCGTTTATGGTTAGTGATGCTACTGCGGTTCAAAAACTTTTAAAATTGTTGAAAAGATTTCGAAAAAATAGAGGTCTCGTTGTTTTAGGTGGTCCGGGAACTTTAGATGAAGCTGTTCTTAAGGCTTTAGATTTTGATGTAGCATTTATTGGTGAAGCTGAATATACTCTTCATTATCTATTCCGTAGATGTGGTTATTGTTCGTTTTACGAAATAGTTCACGAAATAGGTAGCAGTAAGGAAGTTCCAAAGGGTTTAGCTATAAAGCGTGGAAATAGGATTGTAAGTGGTGGTCTAGGTTATTGGGTACCTAAGGATCTGCTTTTCAAGGTCATACCCGAGGTTAATGATTTAGAGAATTATCCATATTATTGGGCATGTAGGATCTATGTAGAAGTTGTTAGAGGCTGTAGTAATTTCTGTAGACCTTCTGTCGCTAGTTCGTGTAGTGAGTGCAGAGTGTGTAGTTCTGAAGATTTAAGTAAAAGAGTTATATGTCCAGCAGGTATACCGCCTGGTTGCGGTTACTGTAATGTTCCATTAATACATGGATATGCAAGGTCGAGAGATACATACTCTATAGTCGAAGAAGTACGTAGACTACTTGATCTTGGAGCTACACGTATTGTTCTAAGTGCACCAGATTTCCTGGATTTTGGAAGAGATGCTAAAGTCCGAGACATTCTCACAGATCCCTGCAATCCTTCACCAAACATAGATATGATAGAGAAACTACTTGAAGAACTCGCAAACATTGAGCAGGTAAGCGAAGGTAAGGCATCTATATCTATTGAAAACATTAAAGCTTGTCTTATGAATAGAGAGGTTGCCGAGGTATTAGGTAGATACCTCAAGAATACCGCAGTATACATAGGGCTTGAGAGCTGTAGCAATAAACTCCTAAATATTGTTGGCAGACCATCAAAATGCGAAGATGTTTTAAACGCTATAAAGCTCCTTGCAGATAAAGGGTTGAGACCATATGTTTATCTGATTCATGGGCTTCCCCACGAAGATGTAGAAGATATAAAGAAAACGATAGAAGTGATACCCCTTCTGAAAGATCTGGGTGTGGAAAGAATTGTGCTCTACAAGTTTAGGCCTCTACCTAAAACAGCTTTCGAAAAAATAGATAAAGTTGTTGGAGCTTTTGATCCAGAAATCCCGAAATATCAAGAAGTATTGAAAGAAGAGATTAGGAACTTCAACACCTACCGTAAGATGGAGTTTATCGGTAGACATATCGATGTAGTTATCGCTTCAAAACACCATAGATATCCTCACTACCTAGTTGGATATCCATTAACCCACGGTCCTGTAACCTTAGTGAAGATCTCCAAAAGGTATATAGGTTATTTGGCTAGAGTTAAGATAGTTAAAGCTTTAAGTGATAGAATTGTATTAGGAGAACTAGTGCATATAAAGCAGAAGATAGTCAGAAACCCATAA
- a CDS encoding multiprotein bridging factor aMBF1 translates to MCGNPIDRGTEKRVAIDNVLLTVCSSCYTKLSPRASKQVVTRTDPVVDKSSKQVIQRPLVSNTTTISSPAKAKESKPKAGRKPVLSEQWELVEDYSEKIKKARESFGWDTRTLALKVKVSENIIKRIESGKLRPTLDLARKLEEVLNIKLLVPAVEDDLSNEKIDKYVTLGEIVDIRSDKR, encoded by the coding sequence ATGTGTGGAAACCCAATTGATAGGGGAACAGAAAAGAGAGTAGCTATAGATAATGTTTTATTAACAGTATGTAGCTCATGTTACACAAAGTTATCTCCAAGAGCGTCAAAACAAGTTGTTACGAGAACCGATCCAGTAGTGGATAAATCATCAAAACAGGTTATACAGAGACCTTTGGTCAGCAATACAACTACTATTTCTAGTCCAGCTAAAGCTAAGGAAAGTAAGCCCAAGGCTGGTAGGAAACCCGTCCTTAGTGAGCAATGGGAACTTGTTGAAGATTATTCCGAGAAGATAAAGAAAGCACGAGAATCTTTTGGATGGGATACACGGACACTTGCTTTAAAGGTAAAAGTTAGCGAGAATATTATAAAGAGAATTGAGAGTGGTAAACTTAGACCTACACTAGATCTGGCTAGAAAGCTCGAAGAGGTTCTAAACATAAAGCTACTAGTACCAGCTGTAGAAGATGATCTGAGTAACGAAAAGATTGATAAGTATGTGACCTTGGGAGAAATAGTTGATATAAGAAGTGATAAGAGGTAG
- a CDS encoding proteasome-activating nucleotidase, with amino-acid sequence MATEDSSSEHYSEYLELKVRELETELESLRETLAKYAEELEYYKSQVEKLMAPPLVEATLLDVLDGDRALVKSSSGPVLVVHILPTVDRPKLKPGVSVALNQRGSAIVEVLPRAEDPYVKAFEIVERPSIRYEDIGGLKKQIDELREAIELPLKYPHKFKAMGIEPPKGVLLYGPPGCGKTLLAKALAHETNATFVRLVASELAQKFIGEGARIVKELFTLARKKAPSIVLIDEIDAIAAKRLDVGTTGEREIHRTLTQLLAEMDGFDPLDNVKVIATTNRIDVLDPAILRPGRFDKIIEIPLPDIRGRYEILKIHTRKMPLAHDVDLIEIARLTEGATGAEIKAICTEAALRVIREGRDIVTSNDFMYSIAKVLKERFRPYIPKHVSTSILHL; translated from the coding sequence ATGGCTACTGAGGATAGCAGTAGTGAGCACTATTCAGAATATCTGGAGTTGAAGGTTAGAGAGCTAGAGACGGAGCTAGAGAGTCTTAGAGAGACTTTGGCTAAATATGCTGAAGAACTAGAGTACTACAAGTCTCAGGTAGAGAAATTAATGGCACCTCCATTAGTTGAAGCAACGCTTCTAGATGTACTTGATGGCGATAGAGCATTAGTTAAAAGCTCTTCAGGACCTGTACTTGTTGTACATATTCTTCCAACAGTCGATAGACCTAAACTTAAACCTGGCGTCTCTGTAGCTCTTAACCAACGTGGATCAGCTATAGTGGAGGTTCTCCCTAGAGCTGAAGATCCTTACGTCAAAGCTTTCGAGATTGTTGAAAGACCCAGCATCAGGTACGAAGATATCGGCGGTCTAAAGAAACAAATAGATGAATTGAGAGAAGCTATAGAGCTTCCGCTAAAGTATCCACACAAATTCAAGGCAATGGGTATAGAGCCTCCAAAAGGAGTACTACTCTATGGTCCTCCAGGATGCGGAAAAACATTGTTGGCTAAAGCTCTTGCTCATGAAACTAACGCAACCTTCGTAAGACTTGTGGCTTCTGAATTAGCTCAGAAGTTTATAGGTGAAGGAGCTAGAATTGTTAAAGAACTCTTCACTCTTGCTAGAAAGAAGGCACCATCTATAGTTCTAATAGACGAGATAGATGCTATAGCGGCTAAGAGACTCGATGTAGGTACGACAGGTGAGAGAGAAATACATAGAACATTAACACAGCTTCTGGCTGAAATGGATGGTTTTGATCCTTTAGATAACGTTAAAGTAATTGCAACAACAAATAGAATAGATGTACTTGATCCAGCAATTCTTAGACCCGGAAGATTCGATAAAATCATAGAGATACCTCTACCAGATATTAGGGGAAGATACGAGATACTGAAGATACATACACGCAAAATGCCTCTAGCTCACGATGTAGATCTAATCGAGATAGCTAGACTAACCGAGGGAGCTACAGGTGCTGAAATCAAAGCCATATGTACAGAGGCAGCTTTAAGAGTCATTAGAGAAGGAAGAGATATCGTTACATCCAACGATTTTATGTACAGCATAGCCAAGGTTTTGAAAGAGCGATTCAGACCATACATACCTAAACATGTATCTACGAGTATACTCCATCTATAG
- a CDS encoding tRNA (cytidine(56)-2'-O)-methyltransferase (catalyzes the S-adenosyl-methionine-dependent 2'-O-ribose methylation of C56 in tRNA transcripts), producing the protein MSYCTTSPEELGIDVYVLRLGHRPNRDRRVTTHVALVARAFGARGIYIADAVDENVRISIEKVVDRWGGRYFKIEMGINSVNLINSFKNSGGCVVHLTMYGLPLDNTIDIVRENCSKILVVIGSEKVERIFYELADYNIAVGNQPHSEVSALALFLDRLWKGIELGLCFHDAKYYIIPSAKNKVVKRVE; encoded by the coding sequence ATGTCGTACTGTACAACAAGTCCAGAAGAACTTGGTATAGATGTTTATGTGCTTAGGCTTGGACATAGACCTAACAGAGACCGTAGAGTAACTACACATGTAGCGCTTGTTGCTAGAGCTTTTGGAGCTAGAGGGATCTATATTGCCGATGCTGTTGACGAGAATGTTAGGATATCTATAGAGAAGGTAGTAGATCGTTGGGGCGGTAGATACTTCAAGATAGAAATGGGGATAAATTCTGTGAACCTTATCAATAGCTTTAAAAATAGTGGTGGATGTGTTGTACATTTAACTATGTATGGTCTACCTCTCGATAATACTATAGATATTGTCAGAGAGAACTGTAGCAAGATATTAGTTGTTATAGGTTCTGAAAAAGTCGAGAGGATATTCTATGAACTTGCCGACTACAATATAGCTGTAGGTAATCAACCTCATTCAGAAGTATCAGCATTAGCTCTATTTCTCGATAGGCTCTGGAAAGGTATAGAACTAGGGTTATGCTTTCACGATGCAAAATACTATATTATACCGAGTGCGAAAAATAAGGTGGTGAAGAGAGTTGAGTGA
- a CDS encoding RecB-family nuclease: protein MKTIPRLRWSTISIQQLYLIAYAPSSPHRLYDLAKLAFSMSIVSAFIVVRPVGVAAQTGVPEVFKLAYRLDRRFLVFPRLQDLKEMVKMNDALFIVHNVDDAPDICEINFKDRENIGVVVQAGETPFTKEDLVMGRIVKISEMDVYRAPNAVADAAIALVKLHRLFKNIPC, encoded by the coding sequence GTGAAAACTATACCTAGATTGAGGTGGAGCACTATATCCATACAACAGCTATACTTGATAGCCTATGCTCCTTCAAGTCCTCATAGACTTTATGACCTAGCTAAGCTAGCGTTCTCAATGAGTATTGTTTCAGCATTTATCGTTGTAAGACCCGTAGGTGTAGCAGCTCAAACAGGCGTGCCCGAGGTCTTTAAGCTTGCTTACAGGCTCGATAGAAGGTTCTTGGTGTTTCCCAGACTTCAGGACTTAAAGGAGATGGTTAAGATGAATGATGCTCTATTCATAGTTCATAATGTTGATGATGCTCCTGATATATGCGAGATAAACTTTAAAGATAGAGAGAATATTGGTGTAGTTGTTCAGGCAGGTGAAACCCCGTTTACCAAAGAGGATCTAGTTATGGGAAGAATCGTAAAGATATCCGAAATGGATGTATACAGAGCACCTAATGCTGTAGCTGATGCAGCTATAGCTTTGGTAAAGCTCCACAGATTGTTTAAGAATATACCATGCTAA
- the hsp20 gene encoding archaeal heat shock protein Hsp20, which produces MSERRRRRSIFDIFDELFRELQEELEDFERELSKIHPVDPDEFSDIHRKPIVYGFRIEIGPDGVPRIHEFGNVRKGGRARIVVTDEREPLVDIYEEEDRVRIVAELPGVDENKIKVEALEGNRILIEASNHDKKYRKELELPVEVDIDTAEATYRNGVLEITIKKKQKEKKGRSIQIKKA; this is translated from the coding sequence ATGAGTGAGCGTAGAAGAAGGAGAAGTATATTCGATATATTTGACGAGCTGTTTAGAGAGCTACAAGAAGAGCTAGAGGATTTCGAGAGAGAGCTCTCCAAGATACATCCGGTGGATCCCGACGAGTTTTCGGATATCCATAGAAAACCCATAGTGTATGGCTTTAGGATCGAGATTGGTCCAGATGGTGTTCCAAGGATACACGAGTTCGGTAATGTTAGGAAGGGTGGTAGAGCACGTATAGTTGTTACAGATGAACGTGAACCTCTTGTAGATATCTATGAGGAAGAGGATAGGGTAAGGATCGTGGCAGAGCTACCCGGTGTTGATGAGAACAAGATAAAGGTTGAAGCTCTAGAGGGTAACAGAATATTAATCGAGGCATCAAACCATGATAAAAAATACAGGAAGGAGCTGGAGCTACCGGTCGAAGTGGATATAGATACGGCTGAAGCTACCTATAGAAATGGTGTACTAGAGATAACGATAAAGAAGAAACAGAAAGAAAAGAAAGGAAGATCTATACAAATCAAAAAAGCTTAG
- a CDS encoding DNA cytosine methyltransferase: protein MKYTVVDLFSGSGGFSIGFRDTGFKIAMAIDSDPSCGKTYKFNFPSTIVLVEDIKDIDGKDIAYFISRKPDIVIGSPPCEPFTGANPKREKDPLDRLYKDPQGTLVLDFIRLVGELKPRIFVMENVPALNTSEIRESIVKEFSYIGYSQIFFNLLRAEDYGTPSRRTRLFVSNVVLKPKPTGKKVLVRDVLDDISCETDLPNNSCLYPTDRKLKRMARIVWGKALFYYQGALKRIPNYIRLDPNDLAPTVLGSSRFLHPYENRLLTVREQARLMGFPDNHVFFGDRDQQYNQVGEAVPPPLSYSIALYVRENYT, encoded by the coding sequence ATGAAATATACCGTTGTAGATCTTTTCAGTGGAAGTGGAGGATTCTCTATAGGTTTTAGAGATACCGGCTTCAAGATAGCTATGGCTATAGATAGCGATCCATCATGTGGAAAGACATACAAGTTCAATTTCCCTAGCACAATAGTTCTGGTTGAAGACATAAAGGATATAGATGGAAAAGATATAGCATACTTTATCAGCAGAAAACCCGATATAGTTATTGGTAGTCCTCCTTGTGAACCTTTCACAGGAGCAAACCCTAAGAGAGAGAAAGATCCCTTGGACCGCCTCTACAAAGATCCTCAAGGAACTCTTGTTCTAGACTTCATAAGGCTTGTGGGCGAGCTTAAGCCACGGATATTCGTAATGGAGAATGTACCAGCGCTAAATACATCTGAAATAAGGGAGTCTATAGTTAAGGAATTTAGCTATATTGGATACAGCCAGATTTTCTTTAATTTGCTTAGGGCAGAAGATTATGGGACTCCAAGTAGAAGAACCCGATTATTTGTGTCTAATGTTGTTTTGAAACCTAAGCCTACTGGTAAGAAGGTACTGGTAAGGGATGTTTTAGATGATATTTCATGTGAAACAGATTTGCCTAACAATTCATGTCTGTATCCTACTGATAGAAAGTTGAAGAGAATGGCTAGGATTGTCTGGGGTAAAGCTCTCTTCTATTACCAGGGAGCTTTAAAAAGAATTCCAAATTATATAAGACTAGATCCAAATGATTTAGCTCCAACTGTTCTAGGTTCCTCAAGGTTTTTACATCCTTATGAAAATCGCCTACTAACTGTACGTGAACAAGCAAGGCTCATGGGATTCCCAGATAATCATGTGTTCTTTGGTGATAGAGATCAGCAATACAATCAGGTAGGAGAAGCTGTTCCTCCACCATTATCTTACTCCATAGCTTTATACGTACGTGAAAACTATACCTAG
- a CDS encoding PUA domain-containing protein produces the protein MYLRVYSIYRSRCGRLIPATLRCRSIDEETTEMLMYMLIYQFGEESSRTLDLIDLEKIKICFSRRTKRIRAFLYRDKILSMVRASDFYIVPHIELGILLHKVLPFPKRRVVVAKEMVDDIVKGNSVFAKHIVKADESIRPYDEVLVVDEDDKLISVGRALLDYETMITATYGVAVQIREKIGEQK, from the coding sequence ATGTATCTACGAGTATACTCCATCTATAGGTCTAGGTGTGGAAGACTGATCCCGGCAACATTAAGATGTAGAAGTATAGATGAAGAGACTACAGAGATGTTGATGTATATGCTTATTTACCAGTTTGGTGAAGAATCTTCGAGAACTCTAGACCTCATAGATTTAGAGAAAATCAAGATATGTTTCTCTCGTAGAACCAAGAGGATCAGAGCTTTTCTATATAGAGACAAGATTTTAAGCATGGTCAGAGCATCAGATTTCTATATAGTTCCGCATATAGAGCTAGGTATACTGCTTCATAAAGTCCTACCTTTTCCTAAGCGTCGAGTTGTAGTAGCTAAGGAAATGGTGGACGATATAGTTAAGGGAAACTCTGTATTTGCTAAACATATCGTGAAAGCAGATGAATCTATAAGACCATACGATGAGGTACTGGTTGTTGATGAAGATGATAAGCTTATCAGTGTAGGTAGAGCATTACTAGATTATGAAACAATGATAACAGCTACTTATGGTGTAGCTGTACAAATTAGAGAAAAGATCGGTGAACAGAAATGA
- the hflX gene encoding GTPase HflX — MLEEKETILVVRAEDSNNIDEILSISREAGFNVKEIIYVKKTNSKCYLGSFQLSKVKSIVQNNGIKKLCIYDELRPRHVTCLMKELGIEVIDKLLIILTVFQNHAGSREALLQIEMARLKHQLPLIRDWIKRVKAGELPGFLSLGRYAIDVYYRHITRRIAKISEELDKLRIKRSHEREKRKKQGFIHVAIVGYTNAGKTTLFNALTNLVKPTGTEMFTTLSPKSYMIRVCGINVVVTDTIGFIKNIPIGIIEAFRAVLEEISNADVVLLVVDGSRSLDQIETEFKTSLNILKDIGALGKPLIIALNKIDVANGVDINNIIELIKLRANEYKAQFIDTITISALKRYNIDLLKDALCRTVQQVQKNLV; from the coding sequence ATACTGGAGGAAAAGGAGACGATACTAGTAGTCAGAGCTGAAGATAGCAACAATATAGATGAGATACTGTCTATATCGAGAGAGGCTGGTTTCAATGTAAAAGAGATCATCTATGTGAAAAAGACGAATAGCAAATGCTACCTAGGCTCTTTTCAGCTCTCTAAAGTTAAATCGATAGTTCAGAACAATGGTATCAAGAAGTTGTGCATATATGATGAACTTAGACCTAGACATGTCACATGTTTAATGAAGGAGCTGGGGATAGAAGTTATAGACAAGCTTCTAATAATTCTAACCGTATTTCAGAATCATGCTGGTTCTAGAGAGGCTCTTCTCCAGATAGAGATGGCGAGATTAAAGCACCAGTTACCACTCATTCGCGACTGGATTAAGAGGGTAAAGGCGGGCGAGCTACCGGGATTCTTAAGCTTAGGCCGATATGCTATAGACGTCTACTACAGACACATAACTAGACGTATAGCGAAGATATCAGAAGAACTTGATAAACTTAGAATCAAGAGATCCCATGAACGTGAGAAGAGAAAGAAACAAGGATTTATACATGTAGCTATAGTTGGGTACACAAATGCCGGTAAAACCACTCTATTCAATGCTTTAACTAATCTTGTTAAACCCACAGGAACCGAGATGTTTACAACACTTTCCCCCAAATCGTATATGATCAGAGTATGCGGTATTAATGTCGTGGTTACAGACACCATAGGCTTCATCAAGAACATACCTATAGGAATTATAGAGGCGTTTAGAGCTGTTCTAGAAGAGATAAGCAACGCTGACGTAGTGCTACTGGTGGTAGATGGAAGTAGAAGTTTAGATCAGATAGAAACTGAATTTAAGACCTCACTCAATATACTAAAGGATATAGGGGCTTTGGGTAAGCCTTTGATAATAGCTCTAAACAAAATAGATGTAGCTAATGGTGTAGACATTAACAATATAATTGAATTGATCAAGCTACGAGCTAATGAATATAAAGCACAGTTTATAGATACCATCACCATATCAGCTTTAAAGAGATACAACATAGACTTGCTCAAGGATGCTTTATGTCGTACTGTACAACAAGTCCAGAAGAACTTGGTATAG
- a CDS encoding STT3 domain-containing protein: MVLSKIYMKMYRFWDTHSRLVVAIFVLIASIVAFWLRIQQYLNVINIGMGVVYPEAKLDELDPFVNYWIVNYMDRHGIASLLDLTEKNPATCLFWYPECRNLYSTELPGHLLTIYFLYQFVKLFGVELLDLMALIPPILGTLGVIFTALAVKELTDSDIASIISALAYALVFLSREVAGFTVKYSFGLFTAPLVLWRHIRLLKKPNIVNSVLAGLAIAYAASVWTGVGLTAVPIYVTLVLAPIFIDLTQINNFKKYTLVFAIEIAIPTIAMISMKAYHGGRMIIYLIFLITFAFYIFGAILSLFLGSRAMLHARKSKGVKRIFIVSPTKIYITVLLILVIAGATILGLAVSVPGFLHQLTRIIPVAGKILLGLGINPGGVAATVAEYRSGGEYLEWYMVIHLLLLIFILIPTALYDAFKNRAYIPLIFSIWAFLSWYATYNTVYFSDYTKVVFASVIGYSIGRLLLFAKPQITYIGKAAKIKIDFTKFIALLIVLSITIPSIYLAYASSITYNKYPMIVLAEGFYTPTDVWISALRFLQRNTSQDSLVISWWDYGYWLSVIGNRSTVADGATINSEKIQKLARFFTNSYNETYRQLKDFGVCSKREVYIVIFSPVDVYIVPETKKLFIAFPVYPQGFGDIPKFISAIVYLATGRWAQENLTYSTSLYQFDIYSNEWINHVLTSGSLGQKITSFVSLNIDSERVLSATLPRLFMWSVSKALEDLYPSFEQTIVPTLLVVSHEGRLAIFSDPLVFGYSLSPTKLNQDIYDIAYTAISQPIELSNNMYRYVFVSILKPRDEFLNIICS; this comes from the coding sequence ATGGTGCTCTCAAAGATATATATGAAAATGTATAGGTTCTGGGACACTCATTCTAGACTTGTAGTGGCGATATTCGTCCTGATTGCATCTATTGTTGCTTTCTGGTTGAGGATTCAGCAGTATCTCAATGTCATCAATATTGGTATGGGGGTTGTGTATCCTGAGGCTAAGCTGGATGAATTAGATCCATTTGTGAATTATTGGATAGTAAACTACATGGATCGTCATGGTATCGCATCTCTACTAGACTTAACGGAAAAAAACCCAGCTACGTGTCTATTCTGGTATCCTGAGTGTCGGAATCTCTATTCAACAGAGTTACCAGGGCATCTACTCACGATATATTTCCTGTACCAGTTTGTTAAATTGTTTGGTGTAGAGTTACTAGATTTAATGGCACTTATACCGCCTATACTTGGTACCTTAGGTGTGATTTTCACAGCGTTAGCAGTAAAAGAATTGACAGATAGTGATATAGCATCAATTATTTCAGCACTTGCCTATGCACTAGTTTTTCTAAGTAGAGAAGTAGCTGGATTCACAGTTAAGTATAGTTTTGGATTGTTTACGGCTCCACTAGTTCTGTGGCGTCACATACGTCTACTCAAAAAACCCAACATAGTTAATAGCGTGTTGGCGGGACTAGCTATAGCATATGCAGCAAGCGTATGGACGGGTGTAGGACTTACAGCAGTACCTATCTATGTAACGCTAGTTCTTGCACCAATTTTCATAGATTTAACACAAATAAATAACTTTAAGAAGTATACACTAGTTTTTGCAATAGAGATAGCGATACCTACTATAGCAATGATCTCTATGAAGGCCTATCATGGTGGAAGAATGATCATATACCTAATATTCCTTATAACTTTCGCCTTCTATATCTTCGGGGCCATACTTAGTCTATTCCTAGGCTCTAGAGCTATGCTACATGCTAGGAAGTCTAAGGGTGTTAAGAGAATATTTATAGTATCTCCAACGAAAATATACATAACTGTACTGCTTATACTGGTAATAGCGGGTGCAACGATACTAGGTTTAGCGGTATCTGTTCCAGGATTTCTGCACCAACTCACTAGGATTATACCTGTCGCTGGTAAGATTCTGCTGGGTCTTGGTATTAATCCTGGTGGTGTCGCGGCTACTGTTGCCGAGTACAGATCCGGTGGTGAATATCTTGAGTGGTATATGGTTATACATCTACTATTGCTGATATTCATATTGATTCCTACAGCTCTATATGATGCCTTTAAGAATAGAGCGTATATACCGCTGATATTCTCTATATGGGCTTTCTTATCATGGTACGCAACCTACAATACTGTGTACTTTAGCGATTATACTAAGGTGGTTTTTGCCTCAGTAATAGGTTATAGTATAGGTAGATTACTACTTTTTGCCAAACCGCAGATAACGTACATAGGTAAAGCAGCTAAAATTAAGATAGATTTTACAAAATTTATTGCGCTACTTATAGTCCTATCTATTACCATTCCATCTATATATCTAGCTTATGCATCTTCAATAACTTACAACAAGTACCCAATGATAGTGCTAGCTGAAGGTTTTTACACACCTACAGATGTATGGATATCTGCTTTAAGGTTTCTGCAGAGAAATACCTCTCAAGATTCTCTAGTCATAAGTTGGTGGGATTACGGCTACTGGCTTTCGGTAATAGGGAACAGATCTACAGTAGCGGATGGAGCTACAATAAATTCTGAGAAAATACAAAAGTTAGCGAGATTCTTTACCAATAGCTATAATGAAACCTATAGGCAGCTGAAAGATTTTGGTGTATGCAGTAAGAGAGAGGTGTATATAGTTATATTTAGTCCGGTCGATGTCTATATAGTTCCAGAAACCAAGAAACTGTTTATTGCTTTTCCTGTATATCCCCAAGGCTTTGGCGATATACCTAAATTCATAAGCGCAATAGTTTATCTAGCGACAGGTAGATGGGCTCAAGAGAATCTTACTTATAGTACTTCACTCTATCAGTTTGATATATATAGCAATGAATGGATCAATCATGTGCTAACCTCGGGTTCGCTAGGACAGAAAATCACGTCATTTGTATCTCTAAACATAGATTCAGAAAGAGTCTTAAGTGCAACTCTTCCAAGGCTATTTATGTGGTCAGTATCAAAAGCTTTAGAAGATCTATATCCATCATTTGAACAAACTATTGTGCCTACACTACTTGTTGTAAGTCATGAAGGAAGACTAGCTATATTCTCTGATCCACTAGTCTTTGGATATTCTCTAAGCCCAACAAAACTCAACCAAGATATTTACGATATAGCTTACACAGCAATTTCACAACCAATCGAGTTAAGCAACAATATGTATAGATACGTATTCGTGTCTATACTAAAACCTAGAGATGAGTTTTTAAACATCATCTGTAGCTAA